One Fusarium poae strain DAOMC 252244 chromosome 4, whole genome shotgun sequence DNA window includes the following coding sequences:
- a CDS encoding hypothetical protein (BUSCO:41123at5125), whose product MSSRLPLFTRNLPEAQESNDPNSPAEQRDDAKRNFLKTMRPLPTQHYWNVYFDRQAKEGEAGDQYHTGLEQLGTQIESVQDFWRYANNTPVGNIGVRESLYLFKSGFRPVWEDRRNVLGGSWTFRFPKSMGPDVWTRIQLLAIGEKLQSVLDEEDQLCGVGLSVRFNSHLITVWHRDASKKNSVENIVKCIMEDLPPEMHPKPDAYYYKRHSDHAGFNPPPELKAVIDSRRREEEKLAAAAKDGAPKPSVTINSPQ is encoded by the exons ATGTCCTCCCGTCTGCCTCTCTTCACCCGTAACCTCCCAGAGGCTCAGGAGTCCAACGACCCCAACTCTCCTGCCGAGCAGCGAGATGATGCCAAGCGAAACTTCCTAAAGACGATGCGACCGTTGCCCACGCAGCACTACTGGAACGTCTACTTCGATCGCCAGGCAAAGGAGGGTGAGGCTGGTGACCAGTACCACACCGGACTCGAGCAGCTAGGTACCCAGATCGAGTCGGTGCAGGACTTTTGGAGATATGCGAACAACACTCCTGTGGGAAACATCGGCGTGCGCGAGTCCCTCTACCTTTTCAAGTCCGGCTTCCGACCTGTCTGGGAAGACCGACGTAACGTCTTGGGTGGTAGCTGGACGTTCCGCTTCCCCAAGAGCATGGGCCCTGATGTCTGGACCCGTATCCAGCTCCTTGCCATTGGCGAAAAGCTCCAGAGTGTTCTTGACGAAG AGGACCAGCTCTGTGGTGTTGGACTTTCGGTTCGTTTCAACTCTCACCTCATTACTGTCTGGCATCGCGACGCCTCCAAGAAGAATTCGGTCGAGAACATCGTCAAGTGCATCATGGAAGACCTTCCCCCGGAGATGCACCCCAAGCCAGACGCCTACTATTACAAGCGACACTCTGACCACGCCGGCTTCAACCCTCCCCCGGAGCTCAAGGCTGTCATCGATTCCCGACGACGtgaggaggagaagctggctgctgctgccaagGATGGCGCCCCAAAGCCGTCGGTGACAATCAACTCCCCGCAATGA
- a CDS encoding hypothetical protein (BUSCO:42793at5125): MMHPLFGVQPAGSLPVTYPHDVTLDDYTQQMACPQTTRRFSRGSNGQRSGGNAMRVAKPSSANNSPRSSSLMARRKTLMSDGNSQRRQQQIMEQLSSFCDIQSQQPYQRSSRPVSWHPSSYGQASTQQQMPALASSYSPVGQQDPYGNCSHYSPMMSSTSCGTSPLAFSHLPLPYQSADMPYNPYQGTCISQHSPARSFATDACSVPATSAPAETAYSNGWDWNNFIMHGFGSTTPPTPETLPQSQSSQPAVSEDIQYQALDDASEEEGEILVGMGLYDVPEKFNEDPQLNNYRSTVSSLLGSSFRSYEPSGKGLKLEETWEPPKSDDEDDDDDDDDDEEEEEEDEE; the protein is encoded by the coding sequence ATGATGCACCCACTCTTCGGCGTGCAACCAGCAGGCTCTCTGCCCGTCACATATCCCCACGACGTGACGCTAGACGATTACACACAACAAATGGCATGCCCTCAGACAACAAGGAGATTCTCGCGAGGCTCCAACGGACAGCGTTCTGGAGGAAATGCTATGAGAGTCGCTAAACCTTCGAGTGCCAACAACAGCCCTCGATCGTCTAGTCTTATGGCTCGACGCAAGACTCTTATGAGTGATGGCAACTCTCAACGACGACAGCAACAAATCATGGAGCAACTTTCTTCATTTTGCGATATTCAGTCACAACAGCCCTACCAACGATCCTCGCGTCCCGTGAGTTGGCACCCGAGTTCTTATGGTCAAGCTTCAACACAGCAACAGATGCCTGCCTTGGCCTCAAGCTACTCGCCTGTCGGCCAACAAGATCCATATGGAAACTGTTCTCACTACTCACCTATGATGAGTTCAACTTCTTGTGGGACATCTCCTCTCGCCTTCTCCCATCTCCCACTGCCATACCAGTCTGCCGACATGCCATACAACCCCTACCAGGGAACCTGCATATCGCAGCACTCACCGGCTAGGTCTTTTGCGACTGATGCTTGTTCAGTGCCGGCCACCTCTGCTCCTGCCGAAACTGCATACAGCAATGGGTGGGATTGGAACAACTTTATTATGCATGGATTCGgctcaacaacgccccccACACCAGAAACACTCCCCCAGAGTCAATCGTCTCAACCTGCGGTCTCTGAGGATATTCAATACCAAGCACTCGACGATGCttcggaagaagaaggcgagaTCCTGGTTGGAATGGGCCTCTACGATGTCCCAGAAAAGTTCAACGAGGACCCACAATTGAACAACTACCGATCCACTGTATCATCTCTACTCGGGTCGTCATTTAGAAGTTACGAGCCTAGTGGCAAGGGCTTGAAACTTGAAGAAACATGGGAGCCTCCCAAatccgatgacgaggatgatgatgatgatgatgatgatgatgaagaagaagaggaggaggacgaggagtAA